In the genome of Acidimicrobiia bacterium, one region contains:
- the secG gene encoding preprotein translocase subunit SecG gives MIAAIAIAFHLVLSLTLIGLVLLHAGRGGISEAFGGGMGPLGGVQGSTLAERNLNRITVTVAVLFAFTTLALAWVLE, from the coding sequence TTGATCGCGGCGATTGCCATCGCGTTTCACCTCGTCCTCTCGTTGACCTTGATCGGTCTCGTGCTGTTGCACGCCGGCCGTGGCGGGATCTCGGAGGCGTTCGGTGGGGGCATGGGCCCGCTGGGTGGAGTGCAAGGCTCCACCCTGGCGGAGCGCAACCTCAACCGGATCACGGTGACCGTGGCCGTCCTTTTCGCCTTCACCACCCTCGCCCTGGCGTGGGTGCTCGAATGA
- a CDS encoding class I SAM-dependent methyltransferase has protein sequence MSDAWDGDLAAWWVEEVADDPAYREDVDPLLASLIPQKATGILLDGGCGDGRLLGRFGETVGVDRSRDLAARASDGGLVAVADLESLPFGDSTFSGAYLVLVLEHLHDPKPVLAEVARVVAPGGWLAVVLNHPVFTAPASGPLIDPEDGEVSWRWGAYLAPGHSDEPAGGRRVRFHHRPVGSLLSSFAATGWCLETLEERPVLAGGDSILAAQVGIPRLLGGRWRRVHPTSDEEVR, from the coding sequence GTGAGCGATGCCTGGGACGGCGACCTCGCCGCCTGGTGGGTCGAGGAGGTCGCCGACGATCCCGCCTACCGGGAGGACGTCGATCCGCTGCTGGCATCCCTGATCCCGCAGAAGGCGACCGGGATCCTTCTCGACGGCGGCTGCGGTGATGGTCGCCTTCTCGGCAGGTTCGGGGAGACCGTCGGCGTGGATCGATCCCGTGACCTGGCCGCTCGGGCATCGGACGGGGGCTTGGTGGCGGTGGCCGACCTTGAGTCTCTCCCCTTCGGTGACAGCACCTTCTCCGGCGCCTACCTGGTCCTGGTCCTGGAGCACCTCCACGACCCGAAGCCGGTCCTGGCCGAGGTCGCCCGGGTGGTGGCCCCGGGCGGGTGGCTGGCGGTGGTGCTCAACCATCCGGTGTTCACCGCCCCCGCCTCGGGTCCGCTGATCGACCCCGAAGATGGTGAGGTCTCGTGGCGATGGGGCGCCTACCTGGCGCCCGGCCACAGCGACGAACCGGCCGGAGGGCGCCGGGTCCGCTTCCATCACCGCCCGGTCGGTTCGCTGCTCTCGTCGTTCGCCGCCACCGGGTGGTGTCTCGAGACCCTCGAGGAGCGGCCGGTGCTCGCCGGCGGCGATTCCATCCTCGCTGCCCAGGTCGGCATCCCGAGGCTCCTGGGCGGCAGATGGCGCCGAGTGCACCCGACATCGGACGAAGAGGTTCGCTAG
- the yvcK gene encoding uridine diphosphate-N-acetylglucosamine-binding protein YvcK, translating to MIGTDLLTETDLAELEAGFEGLRVTALGGGHGLAVALEAILDYAGSVSAVVSVADDGGSSGRLATGLDLPPMGDIRRALLALSPEPSLWRDLMEFRFESGDVAGHSMGNLLIATLTEITGGFEDAVGAAGRLLGARGQVIPTAPIPLTLEAEVDGVVVRGQVAVATSRGRIGLVRVLPDTAVATPAALGAIAAADQIVIGPGSLFTSLIAGLRVPGIVEAVNQAAARLVYVCNLTTQDGETLGMSAEDHVTALCRVGGLRLPDVVVVHDGPLEVPSGLARVEAGDESGFAVERADLARADTEWPAHDPARLGALLRRLA from the coding sequence ATGATCGGAACCGACCTGCTCACCGAGACCGACCTGGCCGAACTCGAGGCGGGGTTCGAGGGGCTCCGGGTCACCGCCCTGGGCGGTGGGCACGGGCTGGCCGTGGCACTGGAGGCGATCCTCGACTACGCCGGCTCGGTGAGCGCCGTGGTCAGCGTCGCCGATGACGGCGGATCGTCGGGCCGCCTGGCGACCGGACTCGACCTCCCGCCCATGGGGGACATCCGGCGTGCCCTCCTGGCGCTGTCCCCGGAGCCCTCGCTGTGGCGCGACCTGATGGAGTTCCGGTTCGAGTCCGGCGACGTCGCCGGGCACTCGATGGGGAACCTGCTCATCGCCACCCTCACCGAGATCACCGGAGGTTTCGAGGACGCGGTGGGAGCGGCCGGGCGCCTGTTGGGCGCGCGCGGCCAGGTGATACCAACGGCTCCGATCCCGCTCACGCTCGAGGCCGAGGTCGACGGGGTGGTGGTGCGGGGCCAGGTGGCCGTGGCCACCTCCCGGGGCCGCATCGGCCTGGTTCGCGTGCTGCCCGACACCGCCGTCGCCACCCCCGCCGCCCTGGGCGCCATCGCCGCCGCCGATCAGATCGTGATCGGGCCCGGCAGCCTGTTCACCTCGCTGATCGCCGGGCTGCGGGTCCCCGGCATCGTCGAAGCGGTCAACCAGGCGGCGGCCCGGCTGGTCTACGTGTGCAACCTCACGACCCAGGACGGCGAGACCCTGGGGATGAGCGCCGAGGATCACGTGACGGCCCTCTGTCGGGTGGGAGGCCTGCGGCTGCCCGACGTCGTGGTTGTGCACGACGGCCCGCTCGAGGTGCCGTCGGGCCTCGCCAGGGTCGAGGCGGGGGACGAATCCGGGTTCGCCGTGGAGCGTGCCGACCTCGCCCGGGCCGACACCGAGTGGCCCGCCCACGATCCGGCCCGCCTGGGCGCCTTGCTCCGGCGGCTAGCGTGA
- the gpmA gene encoding 2,3-diphosphoglycerate-dependent phosphoglycerate mutase, protein MSRLLILLRHGESEWNRDGRFTGWTDVGLTERGRREAATAGGLIAAAELEPTVAHTSVLSRAITTLHLTLEALDRLWIPVHLHWRLNERHYGALQGLNKKETAAQHGEEQVHTWRRSYEVAPPPLPEDDPGHPSHDERYAALAPDLLPASESLKQVVERLLPYWHDRLVPDLLGGEVVLVSAHGNSLRALVKHLDGISDDEISGLNIPTGIPLVYRLDGRLRPEESRYLGDPAAVVAATAEVAAQARVSPTS, encoded by the coding sequence ATGAGCCGCCTGCTGATCCTGCTCCGCCACGGAGAGAGCGAGTGGAACCGGGACGGGCGCTTCACCGGCTGGACCGATGTCGGGCTCACCGAGCGGGGCCGCCGGGAGGCCGCCACCGCAGGGGGGCTGATCGCCGCCGCCGAGCTGGAGCCGACGGTGGCCCACACCTCTGTGCTCAGCAGGGCCATCACAACGCTGCACCTCACCCTCGAGGCGCTCGACCGGCTCTGGATCCCGGTCCACCTCCATTGGCGCCTCAACGAGCGTCACTACGGGGCGCTTCAGGGGCTGAACAAGAAGGAGACGGCGGCACAGCACGGAGAGGAGCAGGTGCACACCTGGCGGCGCTCCTACGAAGTCGCCCCGCCTCCGCTGCCCGAGGACGATCCCGGGCATCCCTCCCACGACGAGCGCTACGCCGCCCTGGCACCCGACCTGCTGCCTGCGTCGGAGAGCCTGAAGCAGGTGGTCGAGCGCCTCCTCCCTTACTGGCACGACCGGCTGGTGCCCGACCTCCTCGGCGGGGAGGTGGTCCTGGTGTCGGCCCACGGCAACAGCCTGCGCGCCCTCGTCAAGCATCTCGACGGGATCTCAGACGATGAGATCTCCGGCCTGAACATCCCCACCGGGATCCCGCTGGTGTATCGACTGGACGGGCGGCTGCGCCCCGAGGAGTCGAGGTATCTGGGCGATCCCGCCGCCGTCGTCGCCGCCACTGCAGAGGTGGCGGCCCAGGCCCGGGTCTCTCCTACTTCCTGA
- the rapZ gene encoding RNase adapter RapZ, with protein MRRRPHLVIITGMSGAGRSHASKVLEDLGFFVIDNLPADLIAEVVGRADLGEGERHRLAVVVDTRGGLDFGELDEVMRRIAADGVPTTLLFLDADDEVLATRFEESRRPHPVAGATVTESIAAEREALAVLRERADVIVDTSDRTVHGLRQAVEEAFAGSSEPRPMRVSLTSFGFKHGVPRVLDLLLDVRFLPNPHWDQSLRPLTGLDEPVARYVLDPGDARRFLDLATEMLSFLIPRYEVEGKAYLAIGIGCTGGRHRSVAIVEELARRLQGLGFGEVTRRHRDLER; from the coding sequence ATGAGGCGCCGTCCACACTTGGTCATCATCACGGGGATGTCGGGGGCGGGCCGGTCCCATGCCTCCAAGGTCCTGGAGGATCTGGGCTTCTTCGTGATCGACAACCTCCCCGCCGACCTCATCGCCGAGGTGGTCGGAAGGGCCGACCTGGGGGAGGGGGAGCGGCATCGCCTGGCGGTGGTGGTCGACACGCGAGGCGGCCTCGACTTCGGCGAGCTCGACGAGGTGATGCGGCGCATCGCCGCCGACGGGGTTCCCACGACGCTCCTCTTCCTGGACGCCGACGACGAGGTGCTCGCCACCCGGTTCGAGGAGAGCCGCCGCCCGCATCCGGTGGCGGGGGCGACGGTCACCGAGTCGATCGCCGCCGAGCGGGAGGCACTCGCCGTGCTGCGCGAGCGCGCCGATGTGATCGTCGACACCTCCGATCGCACCGTCCATGGCCTTCGGCAAGCGGTGGAGGAGGCTTTCGCAGGGAGCAGCGAGCCGCGTCCCATGCGGGTGTCGCTCACCTCGTTCGGGTTCAAGCACGGAGTGCCCCGGGTGCTCGACCTCCTCCTCGACGTCCGCTTCCTTCCCAACCCTCACTGGGACCAGTCGCTGCGCCCTCTCACCGGGCTCGACGAACCGGTGGCGCGCTATGTGCTCGACCCGGGCGACGCCCGGCGGTTCCTGGACCTGGCGACGGAGATGCTCTCCTTCCTGATCCCCCGCTACGAGGTGGAGGGGAAGGCGTACCTGGCGATCGGGATCGGTTGCACCGGGGGGAGGCATCGCTCGGTGGCGATCGTGGAGGAGCTGGCGCGCCGTCTACAGGGCCTGGGATTCGGCGAGGTGACCCGGCGGCATCGGGACCTGGAACGATGA
- the uvrC gene encoding excinuclease ABC subunit UvrC, which translates to MRRPPPAELPDAPGAYMFRDAAGAVLYVGKAKSLRKRVAGHFGVDAPPRTRALVEAAESVETIVADNEVEALILEHTLIQKYRPRFNVRLRDDKSYPYLAITTSEEWPRATVMRGRRRPGNRHFGPYAHAYAIRQTLDLVLRTFPVRTCSNGKFKRHSALGRPCLLFDIERCSGPCVGKVSADEYRRHVEGLSDFLSGRSDGVVAELRSEMASASEAMEYEKAARIRDRLAAVERALERQEVASPRREDFDLIAIEEDDLEAVLVVLSVRNGRVTGRATSVVDKVEDLTTPQLIGNLLREVYGEERPPSHVLVQELPEDVEVWTAWLSRRRGSRVGVRVPERGAKARLMVTARVNAREEFSRHRLRRASDHGARARALRSLQEELGLPEPPLRIEAFDISTIQGRHTVGSMVVMEDGLPRPSDYRRFEVRSVAGQDDFASMEEILTRRFGALLAERERPVGERGRFAYPPSLVLVDGGVGQVSRAASVVERLGIEVPVAGLAKRMEEVWLPGRPDPVRIRRGSQALHLLQQIRDEAHRFAVGYHRTLRGRRMVDSVLDQVPGIGPARKRALLKAFGSLRRMGEANIDELAAVVPRAVAGELRRVLTGG; encoded by the coding sequence GTGCGCCGTCCTCCCCCCGCGGAGCTGCCCGACGCCCCTGGCGCCTACATGTTCCGTGACGCCGCCGGGGCGGTGCTCTACGTGGGCAAGGCCAAGTCGCTGCGCAAGCGGGTCGCAGGGCATTTCGGCGTCGACGCTCCGCCTCGCACCCGGGCCCTGGTCGAGGCCGCCGAGTCCGTGGAGACCATCGTCGCCGACAACGAGGTCGAGGCCCTGATCCTCGAGCACACCCTCATCCAGAAGTACCGGCCTCGATTCAACGTGAGGCTGCGCGACGACAAGTCGTACCCGTACCTGGCGATCACGACGAGCGAGGAGTGGCCGCGGGCCACCGTGATGCGGGGCCGGCGTCGTCCCGGAAACCGCCATTTCGGGCCCTACGCCCACGCCTACGCCATCCGCCAGACCCTCGATCTGGTGCTGCGGACCTTCCCGGTTCGGACCTGCTCCAACGGGAAGTTCAAGCGGCACTCGGCCCTGGGAAGGCCGTGCCTGCTGTTCGACATCGAGCGCTGCAGCGGACCGTGTGTCGGCAAGGTGAGCGCCGACGAGTACCGACGCCATGTCGAGGGGCTGTCCGACTTCCTCTCCGGTCGCAGCGACGGAGTGGTGGCCGAGCTGCGCTCCGAGATGGCAAGCGCATCGGAGGCGATGGAGTACGAGAAGGCGGCACGGATTCGGGATCGCCTCGCCGCCGTGGAACGGGCCCTGGAGCGCCAGGAGGTTGCATCTCCGCGACGGGAGGACTTCGACCTGATCGCCATCGAGGAGGACGACCTGGAGGCGGTGCTGGTGGTGCTCTCGGTCCGCAACGGCCGGGTCACGGGACGGGCCACCAGCGTCGTCGACAAGGTGGAGGACCTGACCACACCCCAACTGATCGGGAACCTGCTGCGTGAGGTGTACGGGGAGGAGCGCCCACCATCGCACGTCCTGGTCCAGGAGCTCCCGGAAGACGTGGAAGTGTGGACCGCGTGGCTCTCCCGGCGGCGCGGTTCGAGGGTGGGGGTACGGGTGCCGGAGCGCGGTGCCAAGGCCCGGCTCATGGTCACGGCGCGCGTCAACGCCCGCGAGGAGTTCTCCCGTCACCGCCTGCGGCGCGCCTCCGACCACGGCGCCCGGGCACGTGCACTGCGCAGCCTCCAGGAGGAGCTTGGCCTCCCCGAGCCGCCTCTGCGCATCGAGGCGTTCGACATCTCCACGATCCAGGGGCGACACACGGTGGGCTCGATGGTGGTGATGGAGGACGGGCTGCCCCGTCCCTCCGACTACAGGCGCTTCGAGGTTCGTTCCGTGGCAGGGCAGGACGACTTCGCCTCTATGGAGGAGATCCTCACCAGGCGGTTTGGCGCCCTGCTCGCCGAACGGGAGCGGCCTGTGGGGGAGCGGGGGCGGTTCGCCTACCCGCCATCGTTGGTGTTGGTCGACGGCGGCGTGGGGCAGGTGAGCCGGGCGGCGAGCGTCGTGGAGCGACTCGGCATCGAAGTGCCCGTGGCCGGCCTGGCCAAGCGCATGGAGGAGGTGTGGCTGCCGGGGCGTCCGGACCCGGTCCGAATCCGTCGGGGCAGCCAGGCTCTGCATCTCTTGCAGCAGATCCGCGACGAGGCCCACCGGTTCGCCGTGGGATACCACCGGACCCTGCGTGGTCGTCGTATGGTTGACTCCGTGCTCGATCAGGTTCCCGGAATCGGACCGGCCCGCAAGCGGGCGCTGCTCAAGGCCTTCGGCTCGCTGCGGCGGATGGGGGAGGCGAACATCGACGAGCTGGCGGCTGTGGTGCCCCGAGCCGTGGCCGGTGAGTTGCGCCGTGTCCTCACAGGAGGCTGA
- a CDS encoding ABC transporter permease: MLQYVVRRLVYGLVTIVALSVITFTLMQNTGGDPLDRLKSNPRIKPETIAEMSRFYGLDQPPINQYFTWAKNFVQVWDYPTAWGRSFQGPQMVQELVFSRIGATLRLMVAALLLALIIGIPLGIYQAIRQYSFLDQAATTASFITFSTPIFVVGIGLQLLLAVYLTRWTGIKFFYTFGMNSTDYAELSVGARIGDTVQHLFLPAVSIALISIAVYSRYQRASMLEVLHSDYLRTAKAKGLGRRSVIVKHALRNALIPIVTLVSLDIAGLLGGAVITETIFAWPGMGRLYIIAIGQNDWPVVMAVVMIIGFLVVLMNLIADLSYGWLDPRVRYD, translated from the coding sequence GTGCTGCAGTACGTGGTGCGACGCCTCGTCTACGGGTTGGTGACGATCGTCGCCCTCTCCGTCATCACGTTCACCTTGATGCAGAACACCGGCGGCGACCCCCTGGATCGGCTGAAGAGCAACCCTCGTATCAAGCCGGAGACTATCGCCGAGATGTCCCGCTTCTACGGGCTCGACCAGCCCCCGATCAACCAGTACTTCACCTGGGCCAAGAACTTCGTCCAGGTCTGGGACTACCCGACCGCATGGGGCCGCTCCTTCCAGGGTCCGCAGATGGTCCAGGAGCTCGTCTTCAGCCGCATCGGTGCCACGCTCCGCCTGATGGTGGCTGCCCTGTTGCTGGCCCTGATCATCGGGATCCCGCTTGGCATATACCAGGCGATACGCCAGTACTCCTTCCTCGACCAGGCGGCCACCACCGCCTCCTTCATCACCTTCTCCACGCCCATTTTCGTGGTCGGCATCGGGTTGCAGTTGCTCCTGGCCGTGTATCTCACCAGGTGGACCGGAATCAAGTTCTTCTACACCTTCGGGATGAACTCCACCGACTACGCCGAGTTGTCGGTGGGGGCGCGGATCGGCGACACCGTGCAGCATCTCTTCCTCCCGGCGGTGTCGATCGCCTTGATCTCGATAGCCGTGTACTCCCGGTACCAGCGGGCGTCGATGCTCGAGGTGCTCCACAGCGACTACCTGCGGACCGCCAAGGCCAAGGGACTGGGACGGCGGTCGGTGATCGTCAAGCACGCCCTGCGCAACGCCCTGATCCCGATCGTCACCCTGGTGTCGCTGGACATCGCCGGGCTGCTGGGCGGGGCGGTGATCACCGAGACCATCTTCGCCTGGCCAGGGATGGGCCGGCTGTACATCATCGCCATCGGGCAGAACGACTGGCCGGTGGTGATGGCGGTGGTGATGATCATCGGGTTCCTGGTGGTGCTGATGAACCTGATCGCCGACCTCTCCTACGGATGGCTCGACCCGAGGGTGCGCTATGACTGA
- a CDS encoding ABC transporter substrate-binding protein, translated as MKHNKQRRGVAWLGLLLAFALVVVACGDDDAGTTTTAAAETTTTKAAEETTTTAGETTTTTEAGPACEPSPAPTSEMATEVTYPEPTDPEIQYGGEVIYANEQEPPTLNTFIPGGNNFIVSIVGNAYWTGVATVDGFTLERIPVLVTELPTVANGGVTVNADCTMTVRYNIVPEAMWADGTSITGDDFQFTYEMIMDEDLPIAKTVYEDIISTTPGEKTFEYTLAAPTTQFEFIFGVILPKHDVEGSDFVNDYNDTMWLSGGPFMFESYEKGQFLKVVRNPNYWRKDPATGQTLPYLDSVVFQFVPDSTTLVNAFKEKEVDIINPPPSIGTIEELQALAPQGAQVEVLSGAVWEHLNFQFGENRFFKNGGSYNEHLEYRQAVAHLTNKELLVDEILAGQVEPIDSYVDVFSPTLSQGSWAQYDYDPQKAADLLNELCSKDGVDCATTPPRSVFSTTAGNAAREQIAQLLSGMFADVSALTEDQYGFPLEFTIALEPSTLFFGETTDFGSFDLGEWAWVGAPGFSELIGMHDVWDGEQSPPAGYNYYRYGSPAVTGQGNYDQGPGLVDEHSQRFAELRDLANSTVDETALIAYIAEMENILADQAVFIPLYARLDPGAAWSDRVGNFKHNPTSSAVTWNMELWYSPAEQ; from the coding sequence TTGAAGCACAACAAGCAACGCCGGGGTGTGGCGTGGCTGGGCCTGCTGCTGGCATTCGCGCTGGTGGTCGTCGCCTGTGGCGACGACGACGCCGGCACGACCACCACTGCAGCAGCCGAGACCACGACCACCAAGGCCGCGGAGGAGACCACGACCACGGCTGGTGAGACGACCACCACGACCGAGGCCGGGCCGGCCTGCGAGCCGTCGCCGGCCCCGACTTCGGAGATGGCCACCGAGGTGACCTATCCGGAGCCGACGGATCCCGAGATCCAGTACGGCGGCGAGGTGATCTACGCCAACGAGCAGGAGCCCCCGACGCTGAACACGTTCATCCCGGGCGGTAACAACTTCATCGTGTCCATCGTGGGCAACGCCTACTGGACCGGCGTTGCGACCGTCGACGGGTTCACCCTGGAGCGGATTCCGGTGCTGGTCACCGAGCTGCCGACCGTGGCCAACGGCGGCGTGACGGTGAACGCAGACTGCACCATGACCGTCAGGTACAACATCGTCCCCGAGGCGATGTGGGCGGACGGCACCTCGATCACGGGTGACGACTTCCAGTTCACGTACGAGATGATCATGGACGAGGACCTGCCGATCGCCAAGACGGTGTACGAGGACATCATCTCCACCACTCCTGGTGAGAAGACGTTCGAGTACACCCTCGCCGCCCCGACCACCCAGTTCGAGTTCATCTTCGGGGTGATCCTGCCGAAGCATGACGTCGAGGGTTCCGACTTCGTGAACGACTACAACGACACCATGTGGCTGTCGGGTGGTCCGTTCATGTTTGAGTCCTACGAGAAGGGTCAGTTCCTCAAGGTGGTTCGCAACCCGAACTACTGGCGCAAGGATCCGGCCACCGGTCAGACGCTGCCCTACCTGGACAGCGTGGTGTTCCAGTTCGTTCCGGACTCGACGACCCTGGTCAACGCCTTCAAGGAGAAGGAAGTCGACATCATCAACCCGCCGCCTTCGATCGGCACGATCGAAGAGCTGCAGGCGCTGGCGCCGCAGGGTGCCCAGGTCGAGGTGCTCTCGGGCGCCGTCTGGGAGCACCTGAACTTCCAGTTCGGTGAGAACCGGTTCTTCAAGAACGGTGGTTCCTACAACGAGCACCTGGAGTACCGCCAGGCGGTGGCGCACCTGACCAACAAGGAGTTGCTCGTCGACGAGATCCTCGCCGGCCAGGTGGAGCCGATCGACTCTTATGTCGACGTCTTCTCCCCGACTCTGTCCCAGGGCTCTTGGGCGCAGTACGACTACGACCCGCAGAAGGCGGCCGACCTCCTCAACGAGCTCTGCTCGAAGGACGGCGTGGATTGCGCGACGACGCCGCCGCGTTCGGTGTTCTCGACCACGGCCGGCAACGCGGCCCGTGAGCAGATCGCACAGCTGCTCTCTGGCATGTTCGCCGACGTGAGCGCGCTCACCGAGGACCAGTACGGCTTCCCGCTCGAGTTCACGATCGCTCTCGAGCCGAGCACCCTGTTCTTCGGCGAGACGACGGACTTCGGTTCGTTCGACCTCGGCGAGTGGGCATGGGTCGGTGCTCCGGGCTTCTCGGAGCTCATCGGGATGCACGACGTGTGGGATGGCGAGCAGTCGCCGCCCGCTGGCTACAACTACTACCGCTACGGTTCGCCGGCCGTGACCGGCCAGGGCAACTACGACCAGGGCCCCGGGCTCGTGGACGAGCACTCGCAGCGGTTTGCCGAACTGCGTGACCTGGCGAACTCCACCGTCGACGAGACGGCGTTGATCGCCTACATCGCCGAGATGGAGAACATCCTGGCGGATCAGGCGGTGTTCATCCCGCTGTACGCCCGGCTCGACCCGGGTGCGGCGTGGAGCGATCGGGTGGGCAACTTCAAGCACAACCCGACCAGTTCGGCGGTCACCTGGAACATGGAGCTCTGGTACAGCCCGGCTGAGCAGTGA
- the tpiA gene encoding triose-phosphate isomerase, whose product MARKDLIAGNWKMNATHLETIQMVQKLSYRLEPEDYEKVEVVVCPPFTALRSAQTVIESDHVPIRLGAQDVHWQEAGAYTGEVSPGMLKSLGVRFVIVGHSERRAMFGEEDATVARKAVAVHAAGMTPIVAVGESLDQREAGETEAVIGGQLEVVLRRMSPESVASMVVAYEPVWAIGTGRTADPDVAGAACRHLREVVSAIHGADAAESLRILYGGSVNGGNIAGFMAKRDIDGALVGGASLDPDQFASIIRYRR is encoded by the coding sequence ATGGCTCGTAAGGATCTGATCGCAGGCAACTGGAAGATGAACGCCACCCATCTGGAGACGATCCAGATGGTGCAGAAGCTGTCGTACCGGCTGGAGCCGGAGGACTACGAGAAGGTCGAGGTGGTGGTCTGCCCGCCGTTCACCGCCCTGCGCTCGGCGCAGACGGTGATCGAGTCGGATCACGTGCCGATCCGCCTCGGCGCCCAGGACGTCCACTGGCAGGAGGCGGGGGCCTACACCGGTGAGGTGTCGCCCGGGATGCTGAAGAGCCTGGGGGTGCGTTTCGTCATCGTCGGTCACTCCGAGCGGCGCGCCATGTTCGGAGAGGAAGACGCAACCGTTGCCCGGAAGGCAGTGGCTGTGCACGCCGCCGGGATGACCCCCATCGTTGCCGTGGGCGAGTCGCTCGACCAGCGGGAAGCCGGGGAGACGGAGGCGGTGATCGGAGGGCAGCTGGAGGTGGTGCTGCGCCGGATGTCACCCGAGTCGGTGGCGAGCATGGTGGTGGCGTACGAGCCGGTGTGGGCGATCGGGACCGGCCGCACCGCAGATCCCGACGTCGCCGGAGCCGCATGCCGGCATCTGCGGGAGGTGGTCTCGGCGATCCACGGCGCCGACGCCGCCGAGTCGCTACGCATCTTGTACGGCGGCTCGGTCAACGGCGGCAACATCGCCGGGTTCATGGCCAAGCGCGACATCGACGGGGCACTGGTGGGGGGCGCCTCGCTCGACCCCGACCAGTTCGCATCGATCATCCGCTACCGCCGGTGA
- a CDS encoding phosphoglycerate kinase — translation MKPLPTLDDIDVAGRTVLVRADLNVPLAEGEVADDFRLLAALPTVHRIRRDGGRVVLCSHLGRPKGADPAFSLAPVGRRLSELSGLTVTVAPDVAGPGAAAAVEAIGDEVVLLENTRFESGETVNDPELADRLAGLADLFVMDAFGSAHRAHASTVGVAERLPSVAGPLLIAEVEAFERILGSPDRPFVVVLGGAKVSDKLGVIRALLPKVDVMLVGGAMCFTVLSAEGYRVGESLVEPDLVSEVRDVLDSAHGSRLILPVDIVVADRFATDAAHRVVPATAIPDGRFGLDIGPETARRFAAILAGSDTIFWNGPMGVFEWEPFAAGTRAIAEAVAGSGAYSVVGGGDSVAALRGLGLDRAVSHLSTGGGAGLELIESGSLPGVEVLRRDDGS, via the coding sequence GTGAAACCGCTTCCCACTCTCGACGACATCGACGTGGCGGGCCGCACGGTGCTGGTGCGAGCCGACCTCAACGTTCCCCTCGCCGAGGGGGAGGTCGCCGACGACTTCCGGCTTCTCGCCGCCCTGCCCACGGTGCATCGGATCCGAAGGGATGGGGGGCGGGTCGTCCTGTGCAGCCACCTGGGCCGGCCCAAGGGTGCCGATCCGGCGTTCTCGCTGGCCCCCGTGGGGAGGCGCCTGTCGGAGTTGAGCGGCCTGACGGTGACGGTCGCACCCGACGTCGCCGGGCCCGGCGCCGCAGCAGCGGTCGAGGCGATCGGCGACGAGGTGGTGCTGTTGGAGAACACCCGATTCGAATCGGGGGAGACCGTCAACGACCCGGAGCTGGCCGACCGGCTCGCCGGCCTCGCCGACCTGTTCGTCATGGACGCCTTCGGTTCGGCACATCGGGCCCACGCCTCGACCGTCGGCGTGGCCGAAAGGCTTCCCTCGGTTGCCGGGCCACTGCTCATCGCCGAGGTCGAGGCCTTCGAGCGGATACTCGGGTCGCCGGACCGGCCGTTCGTGGTGGTCCTGGGCGGCGCCAAGGTGTCGGACAAGCTGGGGGTGATCCGGGCGCTGCTTCCCAAGGTCGACGTGATGCTGGTCGGGGGAGCCATGTGCTTCACGGTGCTCTCTGCCGAGGGATACCGGGTGGGGGAGTCCCTGGTGGAGCCCGACCTGGTCTCCGAGGTGCGCGACGTGCTCGACTCCGCACACGGTTCTCGCCTGATCCTGCCGGTCGACATCGTGGTGGCGGACCGCTTCGCCACCGACGCCGCCCATCGCGTGGTGCCCGCCACCGCCATCCCCGATGGTCGGTTCGGGCTCGACATCGGTCCCGAGACGGCCCGCCGGTTCGCCGCCATCCTCGCCGGCTCGGACACGATCTTCTGGAACGGGCCGATGGGGGTGTTCGAGTGGGAGCCGTTCGCCGCCGGCACCAGGGCGATCGCCGAGGCGGTCGCCGGCTCGGGCGCCTACTCGGTGGTGGGCGGGGGCGACAGCGTGGCCGCCCTGCGCGGCCTGGGCCTCGACCGGGCGGTGTCGCACCTCTCCACCGGCGGTGGAGCCGGGTTGGAGCTGATCGAGAGCGGGTCGCTGCCCGGCGTCGAGGTGTTGCGGAGGGACGATGGCTCGTAA